One segment of Pseudomonas sp. FP2196 DNA contains the following:
- a CDS encoding type VI secretion protein IcmF/TssM N-terminal domain-containing protein: MSPLTIVAWVVALLLLLVIIGVAVWWLRTQSGAAIRSFYASVRHMERDQGNLDRYQLPWLLMLGDEVQGTQLVTEWRLQPTDKPAWFGRWWSDPEGAVLVVPQALFLPDDGMHLQRGSWWRLLGLILRLRSKRPLDAVIWTVPASRLSNLEQATQLGLAARRRFIDLLQRFGLSVPVYVIVTGLEELPGFQELISALPEEAREATFGWSSPYARDAVWQGQWSDQALDRLHRAVAEAVIEIGTLSGQLSADLYALPDRLETLRRGLQNVLEPVFQGNAQGEAPCFRGVYFTANVAGEEAQDGFAVDDSGLQRSAFARQLWRQRLVGERGLAHSVPRLLRLRQRWQRLTAGVALVVGVVWAVAMLWVWHASVKDAHELARQMQGAQKGYVAISDEAQRIDSTRRNVQTFWRVLERAPHWNYASLVFPTSWFSSLDNQIEQEVLQSTQRHMVVPLHDLLNAELAQIKAIRSTDRRSSVESDDPAQWQNYLKATGLVDRALRLEQQNQLFNQVQNNQRAPLDDLVQLSNNALSLNLNTGTLPYANFYNRLLVADEDGSLQALDLSVDRPLIVSNFSGLMQRWLDQYFLADNFVSKAGYLKLHLDQLEAGSGNSLRDLEDLTALVDDLQAAIALTNATWSRGKGQELVPGYGDFLAKVGKSTLLGVQVQQDLDTQASRLQQSFRDQWIAQIGSRDNLLVQQASGQLALQDQVVKLDSAIQALFKRDFVSVALRASEDNVNMQGQTVDGDDLNESLKYFADYNSYIAEELPRIPPDYRVAVLKAAERAAAEAMWLSLKDHNDQAHPYAVFNVQAEQAMALQKAFVEVHRTDLATRLQTALNRRAMAQIVGGLDEVTAQPLFGGRAEISQWDGSKNLGLELFGASDVQDLKLSLKQQFNTMLGITERRTSSLQWLMTQQPNLSALDYERVTQFSALADELRKYKEANPASPPAQIEQLVSRDFIEMDVNSCLQMLQTVNLASGRGTLAMRAVELQQEAMQRCQTLQVQQAAAAWNELANYFNQYLADRFPFANGVQMQDADPARVEYFLQLIDKRLPVAQAGLVTNQTPERLAAADFLNRLKQASTWLTPLFVRDKSGILGVELDVRWRTDRDDEQGADQVIAWGLLAGNQQINYPAAEQPNLRWMVGQPIRLTLRWARNGKERPVNDPLQPNLVVRDLEAGWEYGGPWSLLRLMRAHYSVQRQPNVDYTDFPLTLRLPVTGAPDSVTSEFTRMFVRLSLMSQGSKLPLSIAPLPTRAPRSPFQVTGSTAALESQKEDL, translated from the coding sequence CGGCTACGCAGCAAGCGGCCGCTGGACGCGGTGATTTGGACTGTACCGGCCAGTCGGCTGAGCAATCTTGAGCAAGCAACACAGTTGGGGCTGGCTGCTCGCCGGCGCTTCATCGACCTGCTGCAACGCTTCGGGCTCAGCGTACCAGTGTACGTGATTGTGACCGGGCTTGAGGAATTGCCGGGGTTTCAGGAACTGATCAGCGCCTTGCCGGAAGAGGCCCGCGAAGCCACTTTTGGCTGGTCTTCACCCTACGCGCGCGATGCCGTCTGGCAGGGTCAGTGGAGCGATCAGGCACTGGATCGCCTGCACCGGGCCGTGGCTGAGGCGGTGATCGAAATCGGCACCTTGTCCGGGCAGCTGAGTGCGGATCTGTATGCCTTGCCGGATCGTCTGGAGACCTTGCGTCGCGGTTTGCAGAACGTGCTGGAGCCGGTGTTTCAGGGCAATGCGCAAGGGGAAGCGCCGTGTTTTCGTGGCGTGTATTTCACCGCCAACGTGGCCGGTGAAGAGGCGCAGGACGGTTTTGCCGTGGACGACAGCGGCTTGCAGCGCAGCGCGTTTGCCCGGCAGTTGTGGCGCCAGCGCCTGGTCGGTGAGCGAGGTTTGGCGCACAGCGTGCCGCGCCTGTTGCGTCTGCGCCAGCGCTGGCAACGGCTGACCGCCGGGGTCGCGCTGGTGGTTGGAGTGGTCTGGGCGGTGGCGATGCTGTGGGTCTGGCACGCGTCGGTCAAGGATGCCCACGAACTGGCGCGGCAGATGCAAGGCGCGCAAAAGGGCTATGTGGCAATCAGCGATGAGGCGCAGCGGATCGACTCGACCCGGCGCAACGTGCAGACCTTCTGGCGGGTACTGGAACGCGCCCCGCACTGGAACTATGCCTCGCTGGTTTTCCCGACGTCTTGGTTTTCCTCGCTCGACAACCAAATCGAACAGGAAGTTTTGCAGTCCACTCAGCGCCATATGGTGGTGCCGCTGCATGACCTGCTGAACGCGGAACTGGCGCAGATCAAGGCGATCCGCAGCACCGACCGGCGCAGCAGTGTCGAAAGCGACGACCCGGCGCAGTGGCAGAACTATCTGAAGGCGACCGGTCTGGTGGATCGGGCGCTGCGATTGGAGCAGCAGAATCAGTTGTTCAATCAGGTGCAAAACAATCAGCGCGCTCCACTGGATGACTTGGTGCAACTGAGCAACAACGCGCTGTCGCTGAACCTCAACACCGGGACCTTGCCCTACGCGAACTTCTACAATCGGCTGCTGGTGGCGGACGAAGACGGCAGCTTGCAGGCGCTTGACCTGAGCGTCGACCGGCCGCTGATCGTCAGCAACTTTTCCGGATTGATGCAGCGCTGGCTGGATCAGTACTTCCTCGCCGACAACTTTGTCAGCAAGGCCGGCTACCTCAAATTGCACCTGGATCAACTGGAGGCCGGCAGTGGCAACAGCCTGCGCGATCTTGAAGACCTGACCGCGCTGGTCGACGATCTGCAAGCGGCGATTGCCCTGACCAATGCGACGTGGAGCCGTGGCAAGGGGCAGGAATTGGTGCCGGGTTATGGTGATTTCCTGGCCAAGGTGGGCAAGAGCACATTGTTGGGCGTGCAAGTCCAACAAGACCTCGACACGCAAGCGTCTCGCTTGCAGCAGAGTTTTCGCGATCAATGGATCGCCCAGATCGGCTCGCGGGACAACCTGTTGGTGCAGCAAGCCAGCGGGCAACTGGCCTTGCAAGATCAAGTGGTGAAGCTCGATAGCGCAATACAGGCGCTGTTCAAACGTGACTTCGTTTCAGTCGCCCTGCGTGCCAGCGAAGACAACGTCAATATGCAAGGCCAGACCGTGGACGGCGATGACCTCAATGAATCGCTGAAGTATTTCGCCGATTACAACAGCTACATCGCCGAAGAACTGCCACGTATTCCGCCGGATTATCGCGTTGCGGTGCTCAAGGCCGCCGAGCGCGCCGCCGCCGAGGCGATGTGGTTGAGCCTCAAGGATCACAACGATCAGGCGCATCCTTACGCCGTGTTCAACGTGCAGGCCGAGCAAGCCATGGCCCTGCAAAAGGCCTTCGTCGAGGTGCATCGCACGGACCTCGCCACGCGCCTGCAAACGGCCCTTAACCGCCGCGCCATGGCGCAAATTGTTGGTGGTCTGGATGAAGTCACCGCGCAACCGCTATTCGGCGGGCGTGCTGAAATCAGCCAGTGGGACGGCTCGAAAAACCTCGGTCTGGAACTGTTCGGTGCCAGCGATGTGCAGGATCTGAAACTGAGTCTCAAGCAGCAGTTCAACACCATGCTCGGTATCACTGAGCGGCGGACTTCGTCGTTGCAGTGGCTGATGACGCAGCAGCCCAATCTGTCGGCGCTGGACTATGAGCGCGTGACGCAGTTCAGTGCGCTCGCCGACGAACTGCGCAAATACAAGGAGGCCAACCCGGCCAGTCCGCCGGCACAGATCGAACAATTGGTCAGCCGTGACTTCATCGAGATGGACGTCAATTCCTGCCTGCAAATGTTGCAGACCGTCAACCTTGCGAGTGGACGCGGCACCTTGGCGATGCGCGCGGTGGAGCTGCAACAGGAGGCGATGCAGCGTTGCCAGACACTGCAAGTGCAACAGGCCGCCGCGGCGTGGAATGAACTGGCCAACTACTTCAATCAATACCTGGCCGATCGCTTCCCGTTTGCCAACGGCGTGCAGATGCAGGATGCCGATCCGGCGCGGGTTGAATATTTTCTGCAGTTGATCGACAAACGTCTGCCGGTCGCCCAGGCCGGCCTGGTCACCAACCAGACTCCGGAACGCCTGGCGGCGGCGGATTTTCTCAACCGCTTGAAGCAGGCCAGCACTTGGCTGACGCCGCTGTTCGTGCGCGACAAGAGCGGCATCCTCGGCGTCGAACTGGACGTGCGCTGGCGCACCGATCGCGATGATGAGCAGGGCGCCGATCAGGTGATTGCCTGGGGCCTGCTCGCCGGTAATCAACAGATCAACTACCCGGCCGCCGAGCAACCGAACCTGCGCTGGATGGTCGGCCAACCGATTCGTCTGACCCTGCGCTGGGCACGTAACGGCAAGGAGCGTCCGGTCAATGATCCGTTGCAACCGAACCTCGTGGTGCGTGATCTGGAAGCCGGTTGGGAGTACGGCGGGCCGTGGTCGTTGCTGCGCCTGATGCGCGCGCATTACTCGGTGCAGCGTCAGCCAAATGTGGATTACACCGATTTCCCGCTGACCTTGCGTTTGCCGGTAACCGGGGCGCCAGACAGCGTCACCAGCGAATTTACGCGGATGTTCGTGCGCCTGTCGCTGATGAGTCAGGGCTCGAAATTGCCCCTGTCGATTGCACCATTACCGACCCGCGCGCCACGCTCACCGTTTCAGGTAACTGGCAGCACCGCCGCCCTTGAATCGCAGAAGGAGGACTTGTGA
- the tssA gene encoding type VI secretion system protein TssA has translation MSLPSTTLPDLIDQLLTPISADAPCGVDLRYEREFDQLRDLRREDDASLPTGVWQSTLKRANWPDVEKLTTTLLLERSKDLMLSAWLGEAWLHLQALDGLPGSLALVAGLCERFPEHLHPQAEDGDQSWRVIPLEWLVRRYSEILLTRVPLFGSRNSDFEAYTLEVWRRLQVQQVQANDSKNAKTSAETARNEQKKLNEQIRATPLAFWLRTQGNLLLSLQHLQRLDTWSDAFLGAQAPGLRPLQDTIQALLKLVQEFIAMHPQQPAPPPPLVEAPVAVVQPEEPAPIALAFREPANREEAYRQLLLIAEYLARTEPHSPVPYLIRRGVEWGNKPLSELLGELISADAESRRLWTLLGVL, from the coding sequence GTGAGCCTGCCATCGACAACGTTACCGGACTTGATTGACCAGTTGCTCACGCCGATCAGCGCGGACGCACCGTGCGGCGTCGATCTGCGCTATGAACGTGAGTTCGACCAGTTGCGCGACCTGCGTCGTGAAGACGACGCCAGCCTGCCGACCGGCGTCTGGCAATCGACGCTCAAGCGCGCGAACTGGCCTGACGTCGAAAAACTCACCACGACTTTGTTGCTGGAACGCAGCAAGGACCTGATGCTCAGCGCCTGGCTCGGCGAAGCGTGGCTACACCTGCAAGCGCTGGACGGGCTGCCCGGCAGTCTGGCGCTGGTCGCCGGATTGTGTGAGCGCTTTCCCGAGCACCTGCACCCGCAGGCCGAGGACGGCGACCAGTCGTGGCGGGTGATTCCATTGGAATGGCTGGTGCGCCGGTACAGTGAAATATTGCTTACTCGGGTGCCGTTGTTCGGCAGCCGCAACAGCGATTTCGAGGCCTACACCCTGGAGGTCTGGCGGCGTTTGCAGGTTCAGCAGGTGCAGGCCAACGACAGCAAGAACGCCAAGACCTCGGCGGAAACCGCGCGCAATGAACAGAAAAAACTCAATGAGCAGATCCGCGCCACGCCGCTGGCGTTCTGGCTGCGTACCCAGGGCAATCTGCTGCTGAGCCTGCAACACCTGCAACGGCTGGACACTTGGAGCGATGCCTTTCTGGGGGCTCAGGCGCCGGGATTGCGTCCCTTGCAGGACACCATTCAGGCATTGCTGAAACTGGTCCAGGAGTTTATCGCCATGCACCCACAACAACCGGCACCGCCACCGCCGTTGGTCGAAGCACCCGTCGCCGTCGTGCAGCCAGAAGAACCCGCGCCGATAGCTTTGGCCTTTCGTGAGCCGGCCAATCGCGAAGAGGCGTATCGCCAACTGTTGTTGATCGCCGAATACCTCGCGCGCACCGAACCCCACAGTCCGGTGCCGTATCTGATCCGGCGCGGGGTCGAGTGGGGCAACAAACCGCTGAGCGAATTGCTCGGTGAGCTGATCAGCGCCGACGCAGAATCGCGGCGCTTATGGACGTTGCTCGGCGTACTTTAG
- a CDS encoding 2-hydroxyacid dehydrogenase: MPATVLVLVETINDYLPILEHQGFHLILAPTPAERAQAIATHGSRIDAVLTRGPLGLTADEIAVLPALKIITVIGAGYEQVDLQAVSDRGIIVTNGAGVNASSVADHAMAMLLALVRDIPRCDAAVRRGEWPKIMRPSLAGKRLGILGLGAVGVAIAKRANLGFDMQVSYHSRQVRSDVPYAFCSTPTELARASDFLIVATPGGIGTQHLVTRAVLDALGPTGFIVNIARASVIATADLISALEQRRIAGAALDVFDHEPQVPQALKALSNVLLTPHVAGLSPEATQATVELVGENLVAFFSGQPVLTPIQLPPKLSSQRVH; this comes from the coding sequence ATTACCTGCCGATTCTCGAGCATCAGGGCTTTCACCTGATCCTCGCCCCCACGCCTGCCGAGCGTGCGCAAGCCATCGCTACCCATGGCTCACGCATCGACGCGGTGCTGACCCGTGGCCCTTTAGGGCTGACCGCCGACGAAATCGCCGTCCTGCCCGCGCTGAAAATCATCACCGTGATCGGTGCCGGTTACGAACAGGTCGATCTGCAAGCCGTCAGTGATCGCGGAATCATCGTGACCAACGGCGCCGGGGTCAACGCGTCTTCGGTGGCTGACCATGCGATGGCCATGTTGTTGGCGCTCGTGCGTGATATTCCGCGCTGCGATGCAGCCGTGCGTCGAGGCGAATGGCCGAAAATCATGCGACCATCGCTGGCCGGTAAACGCCTGGGCATTCTCGGCCTCGGTGCGGTAGGCGTGGCGATTGCCAAACGTGCCAACCTCGGATTCGACATGCAGGTCAGCTACCACAGCCGTCAGGTGCGCAGCGATGTGCCGTACGCGTTTTGCTCGACACCGACTGAACTGGCGCGGGCCTCGGACTTCCTGATAGTTGCGACACCGGGCGGGATCGGCACCCAGCATCTGGTGACCCGTGCGGTGCTCGATGCACTCGGCCCGACAGGTTTCATCGTCAACATCGCCCGGGCCAGTGTGATTGCTACGGCGGATCTGATCAGCGCGCTTGAGCAACGGCGCATTGCCGGGGCCGCACTGGATGTCTTCGACCATGAGCCGCAAGTGCCGCAGGCGCTGAAAGCCCTGAGCAATGTGCTGCTCACGCCCCACGTTGCCGGTCTCTCGCCGGAAGCCACGCAAGCCACGGTGGAGCTGGTGGGGGAAAACCTGGTGGCGTTCTTTTCCGGGCAACCGGTGCTGACGCCGATCCAGTTACCGCCAAAACTCAGCAGCCAACGCGTTCACTAA